The following proteins come from a genomic window of Nicotiana tomentosiformis chromosome 12, ASM39032v3, whole genome shotgun sequence:
- the LOC138902669 gene encoding uncharacterized protein, which produces MHKTLRDMCPIETEGVELAAHRLKGVAYSWYELWEDSREEGSPPARWSKFVGAFMDHFLPAETRAIRAAEFENLKQRSKSVWEYHMEFTRLSKYVILMLPTMEARVRRFVQGLSPLVINEAATVALNSDMNYGKMVAFSQATENRKLKNRMEREGISKARSTDNFGESFVEGKSAFRGG; this is translated from the coding sequence atgcataagactctccgagaTATGTGCCCTATTGAGACGGAGGGTGTAGAGTTGGCCGCCCACCGCctaaaaggggtggcctattcttggtatgagctgtgggaggactctcgggaggaggggagccctccagcgaggtggagtAAGTTTGTTGGCGCTTTCATGGACCATTTCTTGCCGGCTGAGACTAGGGCAATccgtgccgcagagtttgagaaccttaagcaacgtagtaagagtgtgtgggagtatcacatggagttcacgCGTCTTTCTAAATATGTCATTcttatgttgcctactatggaggctagagtgcgccggtttgtgcagggccttagccccttggttatcaatgaggctgcCACAGTTGCtttgaattcagatatgaactatgggaagatggtagcattttctcaagctacagagaaccgtaagttgaagaacagaatggagcgagagggtatcAGCAAGGCTCGGTCCACGGataactttggggagtcatttgttGAGGGAAAATCAGCTTTTAGGGGAGGGtaa
- the LOC138902670 gene encoding uncharacterized protein, with protein sequence MRGHIQRECRLSCQGAGRDTTQPYSSAAATSSAPPPSRGTPAPAGRGAARGGPQSLGGPSRFYDMSGRQSAEASPDVVTEPEQLHESFSISTPVGEFIMVARVYRGCIVSVRGRDTVADLIELGMVDFDVIIGMDWLYSFFAKLDCRTRTVRFEFPSEWVVEWKQDNVVPKGRFISYLKATKMINKGCIYHLVRVTDTNAEVPTLEFVPVVNEFLELESVTFLGHVVSREGIKVDPQKISAVKNWPTPTTPTNIRSFLGLAGYCRKFASSLTRLTQKVVKFQWSYACERSFQELKSRLTTALVLALPEGTDGYMKELNLRQKRWLELLKDYDIDILYHPGKANVVADALRWKSMGSLAHLEACQRPLAREVHQLASLGVRLVDSSEGGAVVQNRVESLLVVEVKEKQYDDLLLHGTPVSFISDRWDQFAVNFWKTFRQGLGTKVNLSTAFHPQTDGKAERTIQTREVMLRAFVLDFKVAILERQIRKLRNKEIASMKVLWRNQQVEEATWEAEEEMKKKYPYLFE encoded by the exons atgaggggtcatattcagagggagtgtcgatTATcctgccagggtgcgggcagggacACAACACAGCCATAcagttctgcagctgctacatcttcagcaccccctccatctcgaggcactccagcaccagcagggcgtggtgcagctaggggtggccCACAGAGTTTAGgaggacccagccgtttctatgatatgagtggtcgccagagtgcagaggcttctccagatgttgtcacag aaccggaacagcttcatgagtcgttctctatatctactccggttggtgagtttATTATGgtcgcacgggtttataggggttgtaTTGTCTCGGTACGTGGTCGGGAtaccgtggccgatctcattgaattggggatggttgattttgatgtaattattgggatggattggctttattcattttttgctaagctcgactgtcgaactagaactgtgaggtttgaatttccaagtgAGTGGGTTGTTGAGTGGAAGCAggataatgtggtgccgaagggtaggtttatttcttaccttaaggccacgaagatgattaacaagggatgtatctatcatttggtccgggtCACAGATACCAATGCTGAGGTGCCTACACTCGAGtttgtgccagttgtgaatgaatttctagag ctcgaatctgtcacattcttgggtcatgttgtctctagagaaggaattaaagtggatcctcaaaagatttcagcagtgaagaattggcctacaCCTACAACGCCAACCAatattcgcagtttcttgggtttagcagggTATTGCCGGAAGTTTGCCTcttcattgactagattgactcagaaagtggttaagttccaatggtcttatgcttgtgaaaggagcttccaggaattgaaatcgagattgactacggcactggTGTTggccctgccagagggtacagacgggtatatg aaggagctAAATCTGAGGCAgaaaagatggcttgagttactcaaggactatgatatcgatatcctatatcacccagggaaagccaatgtggtagcggatgctcttaggtggaaatctatgggtagtttggctcacttggaggcatgtcagaGGCCGTTGGCtagggaggttcaccagttagctagtttgggagttcgtcttgtggactctagtgaaggaggggcagttgtgcaaaatagggttgaatcattgcttgttgtggaagtcaaagagaagcaatacgacgATCTATT GCTACATGGTACTCCAGTTTCTTTTATTTCCGATCGATGGGATCAATTCGCGGTAaatttttggaagacatttcggcaaggtttgggtactaaggtgaatcttagtacagctttccatccacagaccgacgggaaagcagagcggactattcagacacgtGAGGTCATGTTGCGTGCGTTTGTTCTCGACttcaagg TTGCTATTCTTGAAAGACAaatccgaaagttgagaaataaagaaattgcctccatgaaagtgttatggcgaaaccagcaggttgaagaggccacttgggaggccgaggaagagatgaagaagaagtatccttacttgtttgaatag
- the LOC138902671 gene encoding uncharacterized protein, translating to MGMDWLYSCFPKIDYRTRTVRIELPKEPVVEWKEDNLVPNGRFISYLKATKMINKGCISHLVQVMDTNAEAPTLESVLVVKEFPEVFPDELHGIPPDREIDFGIDVMQGTQPISIPPYRMAPTKLKELKEQLKDLLEKGFI from the coding sequence atggggatggattggctttattcatgttttccTAAGATCGACTACCGAACTAGAACTGTAAGGATTGAATTACCAAAggagccagttgttgagtggaaggaGGATAATTTGGTGCCgaatggtaggtttatttcttaccttaaggccacgaagatgattaacaaggggtgtatctctCATTTGGTCCAGGTTATGGACACCAATGCTGAGGCGcctacactcgagtctgtgcTAGTTGTGAAagaatttccagaggtctttcctgatgagctccatgggattccgccagacagagagattgattttgggattgatgtgatgcaaGGCacacagcctatatctattccgccttacagaatggcaccaacaaaattgaaggaactaaaggagcaattgaaggatttgttagagaagggtttcatctga